The proteins below are encoded in one region of Streptomyces sp. NBC_00490:
- a CDS encoding rodlin translates to MKKLWASAAIAASVAGVSAAAAPQALAIGDGDGTHSASGNHASQEFGNSATFGDMSPQLSLVQGSLNKPCVGLPAKLNLQGLVGVVAVGVLQDVPILSAPQNQQCVENSTQAKGDEPLSHILDDISALSGNGQGNG, encoded by the coding sequence ATGAAGAAGCTGTGGGCTTCCGCGGCTATCGCCGCCTCCGTCGCCGGTGTCTCGGCTGCGGCCGCCCCCCAGGCTCTTGCCATCGGTGACGGCGACGGCACCCACTCCGCCAGCGGCAACCACGCCTCGCAGGAGTTCGGCAACTCTGCCACGTTCGGCGACATGAGCCCGCAGCTCTCGCTGGTCCAGGGCTCCCTGAACAAGCCCTGTGTCGGCCTGCCGGCGAAGCTGAACCTCCAGGGCCTTGTCGGCGTCGTCGCCGTCGGTGTCCTGCAGGACGTGCCGATCCTGTCGGCCCCGCAGAACCAGCAGTGTGTCGAGAACTCCACCCAGGCCAAGGGCGACGAGCCGCTGTCGCACATCCTGGACGACATCTCCGCCCTCTCCGGCAACGGCCAGGGCAACGGCTGA
- a CDS encoding AMP-dependent synthetase/ligase — protein sequence MGVRKDLKRAKQRTDLAIRAKVEITRDERGVVREARTAPLAPPAPAGSTADLPFTNAGEAPDAVVLRRKQGDTWHPVTAVAFAREVTAVAKGLIAAGLEPGGRVAVMSRTRYEWTVLDFAIWAAGGQTVPIYATSSAEQVEWIVRDSGARFVVTETAENATTVTTGTARHQEQPRVWQLDAEALAELRTLGADIPDEEVTKRRTGLTPDTVATICYTSGTTGQPKGCVLTHANLHAEAANTVELLHPIFKEVTRQVASTLLFLPLAHILGRTLQIACLMARIEIGHCPSIKPDELRPALKEFRPTFLVGVPYLFEKIHDTGRATAEKLGRGASFDRADRIAVRFGEQYLDKFLDRGKGPGLGLYAAWALYDLLVYRRVRKELGGRMRYAISGGSPLDRNLNLFFYAAGIIVYEGYGLTETTAAATIVPPLKPRPGTVGPPVPGTAVRIADDGEVLIKGGIVFGAYWNNPAATDAVLTDDWFATGDLGSLDEDGYLTITGRKKDIIVTSGGKNVSPAVLEDRLRSRPPVGQCLVVGDNRPFVAALITLEPDAITHWLSVRKMPADTPLSELVRDPRLRADVQKAVDYANEAVSRAESIRAFRLVEGEFTEDNGMLTPSLKVKRHAVLSAYAQDIEAIYRK from the coding sequence ATGGGCGTACGCAAGGATCTGAAGAGGGCAAAACAACGCACCGACCTGGCCATCCGCGCCAAGGTCGAGATCACCCGGGACGAGCGGGGCGTGGTGCGAGAGGCCCGCACCGCGCCCCTCGCCCCGCCCGCACCGGCCGGCAGCACCGCCGACCTCCCGTTCACCAACGCCGGCGAGGCCCCGGACGCGGTGGTCCTGCGCCGAAAACAAGGGGACACCTGGCACCCGGTCACCGCGGTCGCCTTCGCCCGCGAAGTCACCGCCGTCGCCAAGGGGTTGATCGCCGCAGGGCTCGAACCGGGCGGCCGCGTCGCGGTGATGTCCCGCACCCGCTACGAGTGGACGGTCCTGGACTTCGCGATCTGGGCGGCGGGCGGCCAGACCGTCCCGATCTACGCCACATCCTCCGCCGAACAGGTGGAGTGGATCGTCCGGGACTCCGGCGCCCGCTTCGTCGTCACCGAGACCGCGGAGAACGCCACCACGGTGACGACGGGCACGGCCCGCCACCAAGAGCAGCCACGCGTCTGGCAGTTGGACGCTGAGGCACTGGCCGAACTCAGGACGCTCGGCGCCGACATCCCCGACGAGGAGGTCACCAAGCGCCGCACCGGCCTGACCCCCGACACCGTCGCGACGATCTGCTACACCTCCGGCACCACCGGACAACCCAAGGGCTGCGTCCTCACCCACGCCAACCTCCACGCCGAGGCCGCCAACACGGTCGAGCTGCTCCACCCGATCTTCAAGGAGGTCACCCGCCAGGTCGCCTCCACCCTCCTCTTCCTCCCCCTCGCCCACATCCTCGGCCGCACCCTCCAGATCGCCTGTCTGATGGCCCGCATCGAGATCGGCCACTGCCCGAGCATCAAGCCCGACGAACTCCGCCCGGCACTCAAGGAGTTCCGCCCGACCTTCCTCGTCGGCGTGCCGTACCTCTTCGAGAAGATCCACGACACCGGCCGTGCCACCGCCGAGAAGCTCGGCCGCGGCGCCTCCTTCGACCGCGCCGACCGCATCGCCGTCCGCTTCGGCGAGCAGTACCTGGACAAGTTCCTCGACCGCGGCAAGGGCCCGGGCCTCGGCCTCTACGCCGCCTGGGCCCTGTACGACCTGCTGGTCTACCGCCGGGTCCGCAAGGAACTCGGCGGCCGGATGCGCTACGCCATCAGCGGCGGCTCCCCGCTCGACCGCAACCTCAACCTGTTCTTCTACGCGGCCGGGATCATCGTCTACGAAGGCTACGGACTGACCGAGACGACGGCCGCCGCCACCATCGTCCCGCCCCTGAAACCCCGCCCCGGCACGGTTGGCCCGCCCGTCCCCGGCACCGCCGTCCGCATCGCCGACGACGGGGAGGTCCTCATCAAGGGCGGCATCGTCTTCGGCGCCTACTGGAACAACCCGGCCGCCACCGACGCCGTACTCACCGACGACTGGTTCGCCACCGGCGACCTCGGCTCCCTGGACGAGGACGGCTATCTCACCATCACCGGCCGCAAGAAGGACATCATCGTCACCTCGGGCGGCAAGAACGTCTCCCCGGCCGTCCTGGAGGACCGGCTGCGCAGCCGCCCCCCGGTCGGCCAGTGCCTCGTGGTCGGCGACAACCGCCCCTTCGTCGCCGCGCTCATCACCCTCGAACCCGACGCGATCACCCACTGGCTTTCGGTCCGCAAGATGCCGGCCGACACCCCGCTGTCCGAACTCGTCCGGGACCCGAGGCTGCGCGCCGACGTCCAGAAGGCCGTGGACTACGCCAACGAGGCCGTCTCCCGCGCCGAGTCGATCCGCGCCTTCAGGCTGGTCGAGGGCGAGTTCACCGAGGACAACGGCATGCTCACGCCGTCCCTGAAGGTCAAACGGCACGCCGTGCTGTCGGCGTACGCGCAGGACATCGAGGCGATCTACCGCAAATGA
- a CDS encoding vWA domain-containing protein produces MEQYRIRRVRAALLALTAAGGLLLTGCSASGDGANGSSYDGGNKGGGYAPAPEGEQQGSSPDSPDSSDSDSRDVAPEPDYLSTFALDVDTASYGYARRTLAEGSMPDPSTVRPEEFVNSFRQDYDRPDGNGFTVTVDGARTDKDDWSLVRVGLATRAAEDGEERPPAALTFVIDISGSMAEPGRLDLAKDSLGTMTDQLRDDDSVAIVTFSDEAERVLPMTRLDGNRDEVHDAIEGLEPTDSTNLGAGVDTGYETAEDGLREGATNRVVLISDALANTGDTDADTILERIASERREHGITLFGVGVGSDYGDQLMEQLADKGDGHTAYVSDEGDARKVFVDQLPRNIDLTARDAKAQVAFDPETVKEFRLVGYDNRRVDDEDFRDDSVDGGEIGPGHTVTALYAVRHKPGTDGHLATASVRWLDPESRTPHEESGQLESEDLDGDLWKAGSRLQVTAVAAYFADTLRSYGAEFSPLPGTPSLGELSEHAHDLARSTEDKDVTQLAEAIDQAKRHGD; encoded by the coding sequence ATGGAGCAGTATCGAATACGACGCGTGCGCGCCGCGCTGCTCGCGCTCACCGCGGCGGGAGGCCTGCTGCTGACGGGGTGCAGCGCGAGCGGCGACGGCGCGAACGGATCGTCGTACGACGGCGGCAACAAGGGCGGCGGATACGCACCCGCGCCGGAGGGGGAGCAACAGGGAAGCAGCCCGGACAGTCCGGACAGCTCGGACAGCGACTCCCGGGACGTCGCCCCCGAGCCCGACTACCTCTCCACCTTCGCCCTCGACGTCGACACCGCCTCCTACGGCTACGCCCGCCGCACCCTCGCCGAGGGCAGCATGCCCGACCCCTCAACGGTCCGCCCGGAGGAGTTCGTCAACAGCTTCCGCCAGGACTACGACCGCCCCGACGGCAACGGCTTCACGGTCACCGTCGACGGCGCCCGCACCGACAAGGACGACTGGTCCCTGGTCCGCGTCGGCCTCGCCACCCGCGCCGCCGAGGACGGCGAGGAACGCCCGCCGGCCGCCCTGACCTTCGTCATCGACATCTCCGGCTCCATGGCCGAGCCGGGCCGCCTCGACCTCGCCAAGGACTCCCTGGGCACGATGACGGACCAGCTCCGCGACGACGACTCGGTCGCCATCGTCACCTTCAGCGACGAGGCCGAGCGGGTCCTGCCGATGACCCGCCTGGACGGCAACCGCGACGAGGTCCACGACGCGATCGAGGGCCTGGAGCCCACCGACTCCACCAACCTCGGCGCCGGCGTCGACACCGGCTACGAGACCGCCGAGGACGGCCTGCGCGAAGGCGCCACCAACCGGGTCGTCCTCATCTCGGACGCCCTCGCCAACACCGGCGACACCGACGCCGACACCATCCTCGAACGCATCGCGAGCGAACGCCGCGAGCACGGCATCACCCTCTTCGGCGTCGGAGTCGGCAGCGACTACGGCGACCAGCTGATGGAGCAGCTCGCCGACAAGGGCGACGGCCACACCGCCTACGTCTCCGACGAGGGCGACGCCCGCAAGGTCTTCGTCGACCAACTCCCGCGGAACATCGACCTGACCGCCCGCGACGCCAAGGCCCAGGTCGCCTTCGACCCCGAGACGGTCAAGGAGTTCCGTCTCGTCGGCTACGACAACCGCCGCGTCGACGACGAGGACTTCCGCGACGACAGCGTCGACGGCGGCGAGATCGGCCCCGGCCACACCGTCACCGCCCTCTACGCGGTGCGCCACAAGCCCGGCACCGACGGCCACCTCGCCACCGCGAGCGTCCGCTGGCTCGACCCCGAGTCCCGCACCCCGCACGAGGAGTCAGGCCAACTGGAGAGCGAAGACCTCGACGGCGACCTCTGGAAAGCGGGTTCCCGCCTCCAAGTCACCGCCGTCGCCGCCTACTTCGCCGACACCCTGCGCTCCTACGGCGCCGAGTTCAGCCCCCTGCCCGGCACCCCGTCCCTCGGCGAACTGAGCGAACACGCCCACGACTTGGCGAGGAGCACCGAGGACAAGGACGTGACGCAGCTCGCCGAAGCCATCGACCAGGCGAAACGCCACGGGGATTGA
- a CDS encoding ABC transporter permease: protein MSTLTETASGYKAGRTLPLRVELIRQLKRRRTIVMGGILAALPFVLLVAFAIGGEPGGRNNTVSLMDTATASGANFAAVNLFVSAGFLLVIPVALFCGDTVASEAGWSSLRYLLAAPVPRARLLWSKLVVGLGLSLAAMILLPVVALAVGTAAYGWGSLELPTGGSLDPGTAAQRLVVVVGFIFVSQLVTAGLAFWLSTKTDAPLGAVGGAVGLTIVGNVLDAVTALGDWRHFLPAHWQFAWADAVQPTPEWSGMIQGTAVSITYALVLFALAFRGFARKDVVS from the coding sequence ATGAGCACGCTGACCGAGACGGCCTCCGGCTACAAAGCGGGCCGTACGCTCCCTCTGCGCGTGGAGCTGATCCGCCAGCTCAAGCGCCGCCGCACGATCGTCATGGGCGGCATCCTCGCCGCCCTGCCCTTCGTCCTCCTCGTCGCCTTCGCCATCGGCGGCGAGCCGGGCGGCCGCAACAACACGGTCTCCCTGATGGACACGGCGACCGCGTCCGGCGCCAACTTCGCCGCGGTCAACCTGTTCGTGTCGGCGGGCTTCCTGCTGGTCATCCCGGTCGCCCTGTTCTGCGGGGACACGGTCGCCTCGGAGGCCGGCTGGTCCTCCCTGCGCTACCTCCTCGCGGCCCCGGTGCCCCGGGCCCGCCTCCTGTGGTCCAAGCTCGTCGTCGGCCTCGGCCTCAGCCTGGCCGCGATGATCCTGCTGCCCGTCGTCGCGCTGGCCGTCGGCACGGCGGCCTACGGCTGGGGCTCGCTGGAGCTGCCCACGGGAGGTTCACTCGACCCGGGAACGGCGGCCCAGCGGCTCGTCGTCGTCGTGGGATTCATCTTCGTCTCCCAACTGGTCACCGCGGGGCTCGCGTTCTGGCTCTCGACCAAGACCGACGCCCCCCTCGGAGCGGTCGGCGGCGCCGTCGGCCTGACCATCGTCGGCAACGTCCTGGACGCGGTGACCGCCCTCGGCGACTGGCGCCACTTCCTGCCCGCGCACTGGCAGTTCGCCTGGGCGGACGCCGTCCAGCCCACTCCCGAGTGGTCCGGCATGATCCAGGGCACCGCGGTCTCGATAACGTACGCCCTCGTGCTGTTCGCGCTGGCCTTCCGCGGTTTCGCCCGCAAGGACGTGGTGTCCTAG
- a CDS encoding CocE/NonD family hydrolase, giving the protein MDLRPPGLRGRLRRPRRWITAAASVVVLAGAGTWTAVADDDAPPVHQADRVMAVNGVRIDTSYFTPDTAGRHPAVLLGHGFGGSKNDVREQAEALARDGYAVLTWSARGFGKSTGKVGLNGPQAEVADVEKLIDWLAEQPTVQLDKKGDPRVGMAGGSYGGAIALLTAGHDARVDAIAPAITYWNLSDALFPNGVFKKLWAGIFVNTGGGCDKFEPQLCEMYQRVAESGTPDAAAEKMLEERSPSAVGDRIKVPTLLIQGQTDSLFPLDQADAAEKAIKANGAPVDVDWIAGGHDGGDMETSRVQSRVRSWFDRYLKDEKTTDTGPAFRVTRTGGVDSTDGAAQLRGASDDTYPGLESGRKSIALTGREQEFANPAGANPPAVSALPGLGGSGLSQLSSLGVGVSLDFPGQFARFDSKPVTDDLRITGAPTATVHVKSTTDDAVLFAKVYDVSPNGTRQVLPSQLVSPVRVEGAKSGKDVTLTLPAIDHKIDAGHRLRLVLASTDLGYASPAAPATYTVSLKGDLEVPTAPGVSTAAAPLPSWVWWLPLAGAVLALLLLLTGRRRTAMPAPDPELAEVPLQITDLSKKYAGGDRYSVRDLSFRVEKGQVLGLLGPNGAGKTTSLRMLMGLIKPDGGEIRVFGHAIRPGAPVLSRVGSFVEGAGFLPHLSGRENLELYWRATGRPAEDSHLDEALEIAGLGDALARAVRTYSQGMRQRLAIAQAMLGLPDLLILDEPTNGLDPPQIREMREVMIRYAAAGRTVIVSSHLLAEVEQTCTHLVVMDRGRLVQAGPVAEIIGSGDTLLVGTASPVEEPIVEKVAALPGIVSALRTDEGILIRLDTDGSAERLVAELVRLEVPVQSVGPHRRLEDAFLTLIGGAA; this is encoded by the coding sequence ATGGATCTTCGACCCCCCGGACTGCGAGGACGCCTCCGGAGGCCGCGACGGTGGATCACCGCCGCGGCCTCCGTCGTCGTACTGGCCGGAGCCGGTACATGGACGGCCGTCGCGGACGACGACGCGCCCCCGGTGCATCAGGCCGACCGGGTCATGGCGGTGAACGGCGTACGCATAGACACCTCGTACTTCACCCCCGACACCGCCGGCAGGCACCCCGCCGTCCTCCTCGGCCACGGCTTCGGCGGCAGCAAGAACGACGTACGCGAGCAGGCCGAGGCCCTCGCCCGGGACGGCTACGCGGTCCTCACCTGGTCCGCCCGCGGCTTCGGCAAGTCGACCGGCAAGGTCGGACTCAACGGCCCGCAGGCCGAGGTGGCCGACGTCGAGAAGCTGATCGACTGGCTCGCCGAGCAGCCGACGGTCCAGCTCGACAAGAAGGGCGACCCCCGCGTGGGCATGGCGGGCGGCTCGTACGGCGGCGCGATCGCCCTCCTCACCGCAGGGCACGACGCCCGCGTCGACGCCATCGCCCCGGCGATCACCTACTGGAACCTCTCGGACGCCCTCTTCCCGAACGGCGTCTTCAAGAAGCTCTGGGCCGGCATCTTCGTCAACACCGGCGGCGGCTGCGACAAGTTCGAACCGCAGCTCTGCGAGATGTACCAGCGCGTCGCCGAGTCCGGCACCCCGGACGCCGCGGCCGAGAAGATGCTGGAGGAACGCTCGCCCTCCGCGGTCGGCGACCGGATCAAGGTCCCGACCCTGCTCATCCAGGGCCAGACCGACTCCCTCTTCCCGCTGGACCAGGCCGACGCCGCCGAGAAGGCGATCAAGGCCAACGGCGCCCCCGTGGACGTCGACTGGATCGCGGGCGGCCATGACGGCGGCGACATGGAGACGAGCCGCGTCCAGTCCCGGGTGCGGTCCTGGTTCGACCGCTATCTCAAGGACGAGAAGACCACCGACACCGGCCCGGCCTTCCGCGTCACCCGCACCGGCGGTGTCGACTCCACCGACGGCGCGGCGCAGCTGCGGGGTGCGAGCGACGACACCTACCCGGGCCTGGAGAGCGGCCGGAAGTCCATCGCCCTGACCGGCCGCGAGCAGGAGTTCGCCAACCCGGCCGGCGCCAACCCACCCGCCGTCTCCGCCCTCCCCGGCCTCGGCGGCTCCGGCCTCTCCCAGCTCTCCTCGCTGGGCGTCGGCGTCTCCCTGGACTTCCCGGGCCAGTTCGCCCGCTTCGACTCGAAGCCGGTCACCGACGACCTCCGTATCACCGGCGCCCCGACGGCCACCGTCCACGTGAAGTCCACGACCGACGACGCCGTGCTGTTCGCCAAGGTCTACGACGTGAGCCCGAACGGCACCCGGCAGGTACTGCCGTCCCAGCTGGTCTCACCCGTCCGCGTCGAGGGCGCCAAGTCGGGCAAGGACGTGACGCTCACCCTCCCGGCGATCGACCACAAGATCGACGCGGGCCACCGCCTCCGTCTGGTCCTCGCCTCCACGGACCTCGGCTACGCCTCCCCGGCCGCCCCGGCGACGTACACCGTCTCCCTGAAGGGCGACCTCGAGGTCCCGACGGCCCCCGGCGTCTCCACCGCGGCCGCCCCGCTGCCCTCCTGGGTCTGGTGGCTGCCGCTCGCGGGCGCCGTGCTCGCGCTGCTCCTGCTCCTGACGGGCCGCCGCCGCACCGCCATGCCCGCCCCGGACCCGGAGCTGGCCGAAGTCCCGCTCCAGATCACCGACTTGAGCAAGAAGTACGCGGGCGGCGACCGTTACAGCGTCCGCGACCTCTCCTTCCGCGTCGAGAAGGGCCAGGTGCTGGGCCTCCTCGGCCCCAACGGCGCCGGCAAGACGACCAGCCTGCGCATGCTGATGGGCCTGATCAAGCCGGACGGCGGCGAGATCCGGGTCTTCGGGCACGCGATCCGCCCCGGCGCCCCGGTCCTGTCCCGGGTCGGCTCCTTCGTCGAGGGCGCGGGCTTCCTGCCGCACCTCTCGGGCCGCGAGAACCTGGAGCTGTACTGGCGGGCGACCGGCCGCCCGGCCGAGGACTCCCACCTGGACGAGGCGTTGGAGATCGCCGGCCTCGGCGACGCACTGGCCCGCGCCGTCCGCACGTACTCGCAGGGCATGCGCCAGCGCCTGGCCATCGCCCAGGCGATGCTCGGCCTGCCGGACCTGCTCATCCTCGACGAGCCGACCAACGGCCTCGACCCGCCACAGATCCGCGAGATGCGCGAGGTGATGATCCGCTACGCGGCGGCCGGCCGCACGGTCATCGTCTCCAGCCACCTGCTGGCGGAGGTCGAGCAGACCTGCACCCACCTCGTGGTCATGGACCGCGGCCGCCTCGTCCAGGCCGGCCCGGTCGCCGAGATCATCGGCTCCGGCGACACCCTGCTGGTCGGCACGGCCTCGCCCGTCGAGGAGCCGATCGTCGAGAAGGTCGCGGCGCTGCCCGGCATCGTCTCGGCGCTCCGCACCGACGAGGGCATCCTGATCCGCCTCGACACCGACGGCAGCGCCGAGCGGCTGGTCGCCGAACTCGTCCGGCTCGAGGTGCCCGTCCAGTCGGTGGGCCCGCACCGCCGCCTGGAGGACGCCTTCCTCACCCTGATCGGAGGTGCCGCATGA
- a CDS encoding APC family permease has product MTDTLRPAEAGLPEAPDSPQKLKRSIGVVGGTLLTLSCVTPASTLFVVVPDLFGSLGTATALTIAIGSLLCIAVAFCYSELGTLIPSAGGEYAMVSTMAGRLAGWLVFVLSLLVVMIVPPVIAMGTADYLAPIVHLDPSMAGAGVMLLATLAGLLDLRANAWITGVFLVLEVIAAAVVAVLGFAHSERGADSLVSLQVAGADGHADTVTAMLVVSGLAIALFITQGFSTAVYLSEEMENPRRNVARTVLATLAISSVVILVPVVAITMGAKDLSALTGGDIGTMVTGWSNSAVGTFVSLCVALAIINAGIVMVIQNSRVLFASARDKAWPAPVNHVFARLGRFGSPWVATLAVGVPGAILCFVNLDTLYGITGVSVTAMYLLVAVAALLSRKGPHQHAPAWRMPLWPAVPVLLIVVLTYILSQQEPAYLLWTGGITAAATLYWALYLRPRKDTRWLVSIPTEE; this is encoded by the coding sequence ATGACCGACACGCTCCGCCCTGCCGAGGCCGGCCTCCCCGAGGCGCCCGACAGTCCCCAGAAGCTCAAGCGCTCCATCGGAGTCGTCGGCGGCACCCTCCTGACCCTCTCCTGTGTGACCCCCGCGTCCACGCTCTTCGTGGTGGTCCCGGACCTGTTCGGCTCGCTCGGCACCGCGACCGCCCTGACGATCGCCATCGGCTCCCTCCTCTGTATCGCCGTGGCGTTCTGCTACTCCGAGCTGGGCACCCTCATCCCCAGCGCGGGCGGCGAGTACGCGATGGTCTCGACGATGGCGGGCCGGCTGGCGGGCTGGCTCGTCTTCGTGCTGTCCCTCCTGGTCGTGATGATCGTCCCGCCGGTGATCGCGATGGGCACGGCGGACTACCTCGCCCCGATCGTCCACCTCGACCCGTCCATGGCAGGCGCCGGCGTCATGCTTCTGGCGACGCTCGCCGGCCTGCTCGACCTGCGCGCCAACGCGTGGATCACCGGTGTCTTCCTGGTCCTCGAGGTGATCGCGGCGGCCGTGGTCGCGGTCCTGGGCTTCGCACACAGCGAGCGGGGCGCGGACAGTCTGGTCTCGCTCCAGGTGGCGGGCGCGGACGGCCACGCGGACACCGTGACGGCGATGCTGGTCGTCTCCGGTCTGGCCATCGCCCTCTTCATCACCCAGGGCTTCTCCACCGCCGTCTACCTCTCCGAGGAGATGGAGAACCCGCGCCGCAACGTGGCCCGCACGGTCCTCGCGACCCTCGCGATCTCCTCCGTGGTCATCCTGGTCCCGGTGGTCGCGATCACGATGGGCGCCAAGGACCTCTCCGCGCTCACGGGCGGCGACATCGGCACGATGGTCACCGGCTGGTCCAACTCCGCCGTCGGCACCTTCGTCAGCCTCTGCGTGGCCCTCGCGATCATCAACGCGGGCATCGTCATGGTCATCCAGAACTCCCGCGTCCTGTTCGCCTCGGCCCGCGACAAGGCCTGGCCCGCCCCGGTCAACCACGTCTTCGCCAGACTCGGCCGCTTCGGCTCCCCGTGGGTCGCCACCCTCGCGGTCGGCGTCCCCGGCGCGATCCTCTGCTTCGTGAACCTGGACACCCTCTACGGCATCACGGGCGTCTCGGTGACCGCCATGTACCTGTTGGTGGCGGTGGCGGCACTGCTGTCCCGCAAGGGCCCCCACCAGCACGCCCCGGCCTGGCGCATGCCCCTGTGGCCGGCGGTGCCGGTGCTGCTCATAGTCGTACTGACGTACATCCTGAGCCAACAGGAGCCGGCGTACCTGCTCTGGACGGGCGGCATCACGGCGGCGGCAACTCTCTACTGGGCCCTGTACCTGCGCCCGCGCAAGGACACGAGGTGGCTGGTCTCGATCCCGACGGAGGAGTAG